In one Ictalurus furcatus strain D&B chromosome 28, Billie_1.0, whole genome shotgun sequence genomic region, the following are encoded:
- the prrc2b gene encoding protein PRRC2B isoform X5 has translation MSDRLGQITKSKDGKSKYSSLNLFDKYKGKSIETQKTTVVARHGLQSLGKVAAARRMPPPAHLPSLKSENRGNDPNVIIVPKDGTGWANKQEQPDQKNSVVSTAPPPESQQPLPLQKSVSNLQKPTAAASQESTSTGGPKQWAQLNGKAVDQDVTLALPAGLRASNRLQPFSHEEFPTLKAAGEQDKVGKEKSAFDPSYGPGPSLRPQNVTSWREGGGRYLQPPSLSSALSSDSEGKTSASPEATTPIPPPSSSSTSSSSSANAVTTANATSPDPKDPSLRPAPPTRRTTPGLQYQLHHSSTTTYHDMLPAFMCPKEIRDGPSSSEHGAAAAAAAVVAPMRFDARPTFRPTYPPPDPVNGDVRRENRFGRVPPRPSPRPVRRPGGRPSRPAIINPDDLKDLDDLDNDCEDGWAGLHEEVDYSEKLKFSDDEEDHSPSDKSKIWGEWESRRERQSSLSSDGQEDAYHHQHDPLPSRKTNSRYSSTDGQPQQKTSGASESVEEQDESQRSAPPAPPRGKFVSPDVSEAVERARRRREEEERRAREERLAACAEKLKKLDEKFGKIERPAAHSGDAHGADNKELSPSPGRETGKPHQEAWQHGNKDVSEQKADALHSQDYRDDFSYRSEDDGPDHAQRHQKAVPPRFQKQQQDQVYKMQQWQQSGSGPAQRSYYPPHVLGFDPRWMMMPPYMDPRMTQGRSTVDYYSQSVHSSGVMKPAGQQDRLTSPGSASDEGCHPGTHPERRALAGDTYSVWSQDGYPPARSFTPPYQRQHERAERSQADDRSDRSCSQQDSYEERGMERVESPSEDLPHQGYRPSRGSDISLGSQRDEEAPQLPGHGEYLRPEHQKEGSSNRHQRDGLDSRDEAREGKEKSFDSGFWRKDDSGKKDKDGARWSDPGSSSSSSGGVSHPSEPSSRTFRRTGPIKKPVLKALKVEDKENEKPKSEPEEKPVPYRLEKEVLTNVYDLKKDNQPVISRHPAPPPPVASHDEKQSSWPKVEKLSDPSEESNKENGWDGGNSQVKENSESREPLPPRRNNWIFIDEEQAFAGARGVGRGRGRGFREFNSRGGGRGGRGDNRGTYNAGNIQRSGRGRGSRDFVKAEDLQRGKPRRRNMSETLSEASEYEELPKRRRQKNGENGEAAYSASGDTKRADRDSWRSNKVYNNDQSAGGEAREKPKTRSFGRSLPPRLNAGYSRGFGSKDFSSWRGRGSQFGGGAVQENGYNFTNESFSRKSAEGDFVKYPPKFASSFAENGVEDRDGEYHLDNENSDNRPLRRRRPPRQDKPPRFRRLRQERETGGQWNGDEYVNGDFTNPWPGRAKTGEDRWPGQYPGSRQQEFAPQGEDWETGSENSDLNDWREKRGEAAAEPGHGEPGSEKRELSKRSFSSQRPLVERQNRKSDILESSKMPLSGGGPANRNDGWQNGVTTNCRRSPEDTSPYGVEQSEDGLSTSNAESSGKKLEKDLKPRSLKGGDLSEPLSQYDLNSYPIESDSGVSIPSPDGFQDALAKKQRRPQEDERRRKEPGAPVTVKNRAIASKMPPRFAKKQGGISMEQPEETLSTNNLGTEIWETNSTALTVQSSGGDSWTKQVSYTGSEPNSEDSDAGPEQSKEHKPGPIGNERSLKNRKGSEGVERLEGPITPVNGVDIHVENVLPVPPIEFGVSAKDSDFSLPPGSAPVAVSNPVTKLQDALASNAGLAQGIPMLRRDHLQPGISLNPISFPSTDLTLKMESARKAWENSQSLPEQGSPGSAGSVSQPPCSSSSAVSYSSFGGVSMPPMPVASVAPSVSMQGNHIPPLYLDGHVFPSQPRLVPQTMTQQQSYQQAAAAQQIPISLHTSLQAQAQLGLRGGLPVSQSQEMFNSIPTFRSQVYMQPSLSHPSAMVLSGAAPLKGPYSAFPGMQPSEMVKPQSGSHFQPINGSQALVYDSTINQAAGMGTSQLMDSQLIQVTMPLPGSQLRYGSAQQHLILPQSIQLQQGQNLSVGAPRRIIPTASQPPVLTASRESQLEMKGFQFPDKASHSPGIPGGSYRCVSATQARFCQPQWEAIWSRCPPDRRPAPRPLCSTGAPSTGQYGDAHAHLYQRAFPKPHPETCNAGKQGCNYALYPLLEPGPRSSPLHPPYQPGAP, from the exons ATGTCCGATCGTTTGGGGCAAATAACCAAGTCCAAGGATGGGAAAAGCAAGTATTCCTCGCTCAACCTTTTTGACAAGTACAAGGGAAAGTCAATAGAAACTCAGAAAACCACAG TTGTTGCTCGACATGGCTTACAGAGTCTTGGTAAAGTGGCCGCTGCCCGGCGCATGCCCCCGCCCGCTCACCTGCCGAGCCTGAAATCCGAGAACAGAGGAAACGATCCAAACGTGATTATTGTGCCCAAGGACGGAACAGGATGGGCGAACAAGCAGGAACAACCCGATCAAAAGAA TTCCGTTGTGTCGACAGCTCCGCCGCCGGAGTCGCAGCAGCCGCTGCCTTTGCAGAAATCCGTCTCCAATCTTCAGAAGCCAACAGCGGCAGCCAGCCAGGag AGCACAAGCACCGGTGGACCAAAGCAATGGGCACAACTAAATGGAAAGGCAGTAGATCAAGATG taacACTGGCTCTTCCTGCAGGTTTAAGGGCCTCAAACCGACTGCAGCCCTTCTCTCACGAGGAATTTCCGACgctgaaagcagcaggagaaCAGGACAAGGTTGGCAAGGAAAAAAGCGCCTTCGATCCGTCGTATGGGCCAGGACCAAGCCTCCGCCCTCAGA acgtGACGAGTTGGAGGGAGGGTGGAGGGAGGTACCTGCAGCCCCCGTCTCTATCCTCAGCCCTCTCCTCCGATTCAGAGGGCAAAACCAGTGCCTCTCCTGAGGCTACCACTCCTATTCCTCCTCCGTCCTCATcttccacttcctcttcctcttccgcTAACGCCGTCACCACCGCCAACGCGACGTCTCCCGACCCGAAGGATCCTTCGCTCCGACCGGCTCCGCCCACACGCCGAACGACGCCGGGTCTGCAGTATCAGCTCCATCACTCCTCGACCACCACCTACCACGACATGCTGCCCGCCTTT ATGTGTCCCAAGGAGATTCGTGATGGACCGAGTTCTTCCGAGCacggagctgctgctgctgctgctgctgttgtcgCCCCTATGCGCTTTGATGCTCGACCTACGTTTAGACCGACTTACCCTCCTCCTGATCCTGTCAA CGGAGACGTGCGGAGAGAAAACCGGTTCGGCCGAGTCCCACCTCGTCCCTCTCCCCGGCCCGTCCGGCGTCCCGGAGGCCGGCCTTCCCGTCCCGCCATCATCAACCCCGACGATCTGAAAGACCTGGACGACCTGGACAACGATTGCGAGGATGGATGGGCAG GTCTTCACGAGGAGGTGGATTACAGTGAGAAGCTCAAATTCAGTGACGATGAAGAGGATCACTCCCCCAGCGATAAGAGCAAGATCTG GGGAGAGTGGGAGTCTCGTCGCGAGCGCCAGTCGTCCCTGAGCTCAGACGGTCAGGAAGATGCGTACCATCACCAGCACGATCCTCTGCCTTCCAGAAAAACCAACAGCAGATACAGCTCCACAGACGGTCAG CCCCAGCAGAAGACCAGCGGTGCGAGCGAGTCTGTGGAGGAACAGGACGAGTCTCAGCGTTCCGCTCCTCCTGCCCCTCCTCGGGGAAAATTCGTCTCGCCGGATGTCTCCGAAGCCGTAGAGAGGGCGCGGCGGAGgcgtgaggaggaggagaggcgCGCCCGAGAGGAGAGGCTAGCCGCCTGTGCCGAGAAACTCAAGAAACTGGACGAGAAATTCGGCAAGATCGAGAGACCGGCGGCGCACTCCGGCGACGCGCACGGAGCAGATAACAAGGAGCTTTCACCGTCACccgggagagagacaggcaaaCCTCACCAGGAAGCCTGGCAGCATGGGAATAAAG ATGTGTCCGAGCAGAAAGCCGACGCGCTCCACAGCCAGGACTACCGAGACGATTTCAGCTACAGGAGCGAGGACGACGGTCCGGATCATGCTCAACGCCACCAGAAGGCCGTTCCACCCCGTTTCCAAAAGCAGCAGCAG GATCAGGTGTATAAGATGCAGCAGTGGCAGCAGTCTGGTTCTGGTCCTGCTCAGAGGAGTTATTACCCCCCTCACGTGCTCGGGTTTGACCCCCGCTGGATGATGATGCCCCCTTACATGGACCCACGCATGACCCAGGGACGCTCGACTGTTGATTATTACTCTCAGAGTGTCCACTCCTCGG GCGTGATGAAGCCGGCCGGGCAGCAGGATCGCCTCACCAGCCCTGGGTCTGCCTCGGATGAGGGTTGCCATCCCGGGACGCATCCGGAAAGGAGAGCGCTCGCTGGTGACACTTACTCGGTTTGGAGCCAAGATGGCTACCCACCTGCGCGCAGTTTCACCCCACCTTACCAGAGACAGCACGAGCGCGCTGAGAGGAGTCAGGCAGACGACAG gaGTGACCGGTCATGCTCTCAGCAGGACTCCTACgaggagagagggatggaaCGGGTCGAAAGTCCTTCAGAAGATCTTCCGCATCAGGGCTATCGCCCGAGTCGAGGGTCCGATATTTCTCTTGGCTCGCAGCGAGACGAAGAAGCGCCTCAGCTGCCAGGACACGGCGAGTACTTAAGACCCGAGCACCAGAAGGAGGGTTCCTCTAACCGGCACCAGAGAGACGGTCTGGATTCTCGTGACGAAGCACGTGAGGGCAAGGAGAAGAGTTTCGACTCTGGTTTTTGGAGGAAAGACGACTCCGGGAAGAAAGACAAAGACGGCGCGCGGTGGTCCGATCCGGGGtctagcagcagcagtagcggCGGGGTTAGCCACCCGTCCGAACCGAGCAGCAGAACCTTTAGGAGGACTGGTCCTATCAAGAAACCGGTGCTCAAGGCCCTGAAAGTGGAGGACAAGGAGAACGAGAAGCCCAAATCTGAACCGGAAGAGAAGCCTGTTCCATACAGACTCGAGAAGGAAGTCCTTACCAACGTCTACGACCTGAAAAAGGACAACCAGCCGGTGATCAGCAGGCACccggctcctcctcctcccgtCGCCTCTCATGACGAGAAGCAGTCTTCTTGGCCGAAAGTCGAAAAACTGAGCGACCCGAGCGAAGAGTCCAACAAGGAGAACGGCTGGGATGGTGGTAATTCCCAGGTGAAAGAGAACTCCGAAAGCAGAGAGCCTCTGCCGCCTCGCCGCAACAACTGGATCTTTATCGACGAAGAGCAGGCGTTCGCCGGAGCCAGAGGAGTGGGACGAGGCCGcgggagaggcttcagagagttCAACTCGCGCGGAGGAGGCCGAGGAGGGCGTGGCGACAATAGAGGAACGTACAACGCCGGGAATATCCAACGGTCAGGCCGAGGTCGAGGGTCGAGGGATTTTGTTAAGGCCGAGGATTTGCAACGAGGCAAACCGCGAAGACGGAACATGAGCGAGACTCTGAGTGAGGCCTCGGAATACGAAGAGCTGCCCAAACGCCGTCGCCAGAAAAACGGAGAGAACGGAGAAGCTGCGTATTCCGCATCCGGAGACACTAAAAGGGCAGATAGGGATTCCTGGAGGTCCAATAAGGTCTACAATAACGACCAGAGCGCCGGTGGAGAAGCGAGGGAAAAACCCAAAACCAGAAGTTTCGGTCGGTCCCTTCCTCCACGCCTGAACGCCGGGTACAGCCGTGGGTTCGGCTCGAAGGATTTTTCCTCTTGGCGTGGAAGAGGGAGCCAGTTCGGAGGCGGAGCCGTGCAGGAGAACGGCTACAACTTTACAAACGAGTCCTTCTCAAGAAAATCCGCGGAAGGCGACTTTGTGAAATACCCTCCGAAGTTCGCCTCGTCTTTCGCGGAGAACGGAGTCGAAGACCGAGACGGCGAGTACCATCTGGACAACGAAAACTCTGACAACCGGCCGCTGAGGAGAAGACGCCCTCCTCGCCAAGACAAACCCCCTCGGTTTCGCCGTCTACGCCAGGAACGAGAAACCGGAGGGCAGTGGAACGGCGACGAGTACGTCAACGGGGATTTCACTAATCCTTGGCCGGGTCGGGCCAAAACCGGAGAAGACCGTTGGCCTGGTCAGTATCCCGGGAGTAGGCAGCAGGAATTCGCTCCTCAGGGGGAGGACTGGGAAACCGGATCGGAAAACAGCGACTTGAACGACTGGAGAGAGAAACGCGGCGAAGCGGCTGCAGAACCGGGCCATGGGGAGCCGGGCTCCGAGAAACGAGAGCTCTCCAAGAGAAGTTTCTCCAGCCAGCGCCCTCTGGTGGAGAGACAGAATCGCAAGAGTGACATTTTGGAAAGCTCAAAGATGCCTTTGTCCGGCGGCGGTCCGGCGAACCGAAACGACGGCTGGCAGAACGGAGTGACGACCAACTGCAGACG GAGTCCCGAGGACACTTCTCCGTACGGCGTGGAGCAGAGCGAGGATGGCCTTTCCACCAGCAACGCTGAATCTTCAGGAAAGAAGCTGGAGAAAGATCTAAAACCGAGAAGCTTGAAGGGGGGAGACCTGTCCGAGCCGCTTTCACAGTACGACCTGAACAGCTACCCGA TCGAAAGCGACTCGGGAGTCTCTATTCCGAGTCCCGACGGATTCCAAGACGCTCTCGCCAAAAAACAGCGGCGTCCACAGGAGGACGAACGCAGGAGGAAGGAGCCGGGAGCGCCG GTAACGGTAAAGAACAGAGCGATTGCTTCAAAAATGCCTCCTCGTTTCGCAAAGAAGCAGGGCGGTATCTCGATGGAACAGCCCGAGGAAACACTCTCGACAAACAACCTCGGCACTGAGATCTGGGAGACCAACAGCACGG CTCTAACAGTTCAGTCGTCTGGTGGAGACTCGTGGACGAAGCAGGTGTCGTACACCGGGAGCGAACCGAATTCAGAG GATTCGGACGCGGGGCCGGAGCAGAGCAAAGAGCACAAACCCGGGCCGATCGGAAACGAGCGCTCTCTGAAGAACCGCAAGGGTTCCGAGGGCGTGGAGCGTCTGGAGGGCCCCATCACGCCCGTTAACGGAGTGGACATCCACGTGGAGAACGTCCTCCCCGTCCCGCCCATCGAGTTCGGCGTCAGCGCCAAGGACTCGGACTTCAGCCTCCCTCCGGGATCGGCGCCGGTGGCCGTGTCCAACCCCGTCACCAAGCTGCAGGACGCTCTCGCCAGCAAC GCGGGCCTTGCTCAGGGCATTCCTATGCTGCGTCGAGATCACCTGCAGCCCGGGATCAGCCTCAATCCCATTTCCTTCCCCAGCACCGACCTCACACTCAAG ATGGAGTCTGCACGTAAAGCCTGGGAGAACTCGCAGTCCCTCCCCGAGCAGGGTTCTCCGGGCAGCGCCGGGTCCGTCTCGCAGCCTCCCTGCAGCTCGTCCAGCGCCGTCAGTTACAGCTCGTTCGGAGGAGTGTCCATGCCTCCCATGCCCGTGGCATCTGTCGCTCCCTCCGTGTCCATGCAAG GTAATCACATCCCCCCTCTGTACCTGGACGGCCACGTGTTTCCAAGCCAGCCTCGTTTGGTGCCGCAGACCATGACTCAGCAGCAAAGCTACCAGCAG GCTGCAGCTGCTCAGCAGATCCCCATCTCCCTCCACACGTCTCTGCAGGCTCAGGCTCAGTTGGGACTCCGGGGCGGTCTGCCCGTGTCTCAGTCCCAGGAGATGTTCAACTCTATTCCTACTTTcag GTCGCAGGTGTACATGCAGCCCAGCCTGTCCCACCCGAGCGCCATGGTGCTTTCCGGTGCGGCCCCTCTGAAAGGGCCGTACTCGGCGTTCCCCGGCATGCAGCCCTCCGAGATGGTGAAGCCGCAGTCCGGCTCGCACTTCCAGCCTATTAACGGCAGCCAGGCGCTGGTTTATGACAGCACCATCAACCAGGCGGCGGGAATGGGCACGTCTCAGCTCATGGACTCGCAGCTCATTCAg gtgACGATGCCTTTACCCGGTTCTCAGCTGCGTTACGGTTCGGCCCAGCAGCACCTGATCCTCCCGCAGTCCATCCAGCTCCAGCAGGGGCAGAACCTGTCTGTCGGCGCCCCACGCCGCATCATTCCCACCGCGTCCCAGCCTCCCGTCCTCACCGCCAGCCGAGAG TCTCAGCTGGAGATGAAAGGATTTCAGTTCCCTGATAAAGCCAGCCACTCACCTGGGATACCTGGCGGCTCGTACAGGTGCGTAAGCGCTACACAG GCCAGGTTCTGCCAGCCCCAGTGGGAAGCCATCTGGTCCCGGTGCCCCCCCGACCGTCGGCCCGCTCCCCGGCCATTATGCTCAACAG GTGCCCCCTCCACAGGGCAATATGGTGATGCACATGCGCACCTCTACCAGCGGGCCTTTCCCAAACCCCATCCAGAGACCTGTAATGCAGGTAAACAAGGCTGTAATTATGCGCTCTACCCCTTACTCGAGCCCGGGCCACGATCCTCCCCACTCCACCCCCCCTACCAACCCGGAGCCCCCTAA